From one Perca fluviatilis chromosome 10, GENO_Pfluv_1.0, whole genome shotgun sequence genomic stretch:
- the LOC120567138 gene encoding rab11 family-interacting protein 1 isoform X2, giving the protein MMSLIDLDDDQRWVPTHVNVTVLRARGLRTKGKHGSRYLYTIMQVGKEKYTTGLVEKAEVPEWSEECCFELLPGILEDGGRSAYPPGSGDLVLTVMHRVLIGLDVFLGQTIIPLDRIFQEGMCPRDEWFKLNSKAGRKEKERGELQVTVQFTRNNMTASMFDLTIKDKPRSAFGKLKDRVTGRKRGDVESSSAIVPGRFAALSGNLGQPFGEQGDGGLAESRGDVEIAEEKRNKMKDFFKGRLRKSSDTRSCSSLASESSVSSMASDNPGPPPSLDLMSDPPSSPIYTSKVRVDTHYGETDLAKKVLTSQHTTKVLTHKRAFSDEASKITTAFPRSNPAVESLKGQTMTQSKSSLCINGSHVYDSEPSTPKTSGAHQPKLDLLERCSPLSRSLQNLTKRSEDKGSFAEGQRWSFDRMKKDEKEEEKEARASSPPIQQAQMGGRPVQAEMPVASSAALSPDIGRKLRKTLFSGGRSDSLPAKSDLNQAGLASEGRLRGWFGSSDSQNKPRLEVSPKVESSSDVPPPLPPRSPVPPECSSPSTSPSGYVSPDHCNHTNPFTPSPSTSSTPISPSNPFPSRMQRNPFFEDLLAEESQRSPPFAPCSSSGSSPFHYTTLPSQPCTPSPAHDVKATNMAYIKRERPRSVARQTSLPALLPRAATVNPSAPRCMSESAGEWDDSFDAFASSRLNSPKGSLPQKQLRTSPISSHRHSYLPVNNNTNNHAQELQTCEEEPPPLPPRRPLRTSVNEIYSDGWLHRGQELAVHKEAYLLSQTGVASLQRGREGECKRNSISPDPHTSSETSDSLSVPSQPYTNMTSSGFMSEEKLKKFKYEPLEDETDRWGGMLFEQDLYGRVCRGNYGQPKVNCLSLSAEETSGKKITSVNSGPKILLDSERSVATLLNMSSTTPSEPDAKLLDITTTPAEEMESIPPQTTCINNNVSFSLNSGDLNMNVNNSDFGFIDSDGSSQSEVVDALKGIESGTFPQPPEALQIAAYHLETVSTPEDMFTLKDTYIPEMNSSFEITASSNKLYKISPVCQDNCHGCQCELNNVAPHGNSRMNSKEIAALSSQNQTSNAADFETESREVISKSVEDFKKTKKDFDDNGNPQAKTGTLNQKEPFTGVVSARFRPKGVSRQNSSGSPSNQSKSGDRDFEQFLSLVQNISEVREGPLSYQPSQSALSSLLPLVDSTTHHNESTTTSQISSQENTGTGKSSDISFEDLHAKVAPNSRSPSKSKIGQSLQEPSSPPIPSTLSPSAGAQAMLHTTPVCCPSIHLSSMGPSAGVSTTLAVAPYTSSYSTTSTTDQPLVDARHSLLPEETQPASNLPRQESRPHPVRPLTSSQSEKKEARSVLEKLKSTINPGRTAHQEVTVDNSAQYQHLTNMELISLLLQQEMDMQKQEVTSERQAAQLQKCEAELKKVKLQVRDLEDYIDNLLLRIMEQTPTLLQVRNRHK; this is encoded by the exons ATGATGTCACTGATAGATCTGGACGATGATCAACGATGGGTGCCCACTCATGTGAATGTCACCGTCCTCCGCGCGAGAGGACTGCGAACCAAGGGCAAGCACGGCAGCCGCTACCTCTACACCATCATGCAGGTGGGGAAGGAGAAGTACACCACCGGGCTGGTGGAGAAGGCGGAGGTGCCCGAGTGGAGCGAGGAGTGCTGCTTCGAGCTGCTGCCCGGGATCCTGGAGGACGGCGGCCGGAGCGCCTACCCCCCGGGGAGCGGGGACCTGGTCCTCACCGTCATGCACCGGGTGCTTATCGGACTTGACGTGTTTCTCGGCCAAACCATCATTCCTCTTGATAGGATATTTCAGGAGGGAATGTGTCCTCGAGACGA ATGGTTCAAGCTCAACTCTAAGGCGGGTAGAAAGGAAAAGGAACGTGGTGAACTTCAAGTAACAGTCCAGTTCACTCGCAACAACATGACAGCCAGCATGTTCGACCTCACCATAAAGGACAAACCTCGCTCTGCTTTTGGCAAGCTCAAGGATCGCGTCACGGGGAGGAAGAGGGGGGACGTGGAGTCCTCCTCAGCCATTGTGCCAGGCCGCTTTGCCGCCCTGTCCGGAAACCTGGGACAGCCGTTTGGAGAGCAGGGGGACGGAGGATTGGCAGAGTCACGAGGAGATGTGGAGATagcagaggagaagaggaacaagatgaaagatttttttaaagggagGCTGCGCAAGTCGTCTGACACCAGGTCATGCTCATCGCTGGCTTCAGAGAGTAGTGTGTCTTCCATGGCCAGTGATAACCCCGGCCCTCCCCCCAGCCTGGATCTGATGTCAGACCCTCCCAGCTCTCCCATCTACACTAGCAAAGTGAGAGTGGACACCCATTACGGAGAGACAGATTTAGCTAAAAAAG TGCTCACCAGCCAGCACACGACAAAGGTTCTCACACACAAGAGAGCCTTCAGCGATGAAGCCAGTAAGATCACGACAGCCTTCCCTCGATCAAATCCTGCAGTGGAGTCTCTGAAGGGTCAGACCATGACTCAGTCCAAGTCTTCCCTGTGTATAAATGGCAGCCACGTCTATGACTCCGAGCCATCGACTCCAAAGACCTCAGGAGCCCACCAGCCCAAGCTGGACCTGCTGGAGAGGTGCTCCCCGCTCTCTCGTTCCCTGCAGAATCTCACCAAGAGAAGTGAGGACAAAGGTTCCTTTGCCGAGGGCCAGCGCTGGTCCTTTGACAGGATGAAGAAAGAcgagaaggaggaagaaaaggaagCTCGGGCATCGTCTCCCCCAATCCAGCAAGCTCAGATGGGGGGTCGCCCTGTACAGGCAGAGATGCCGGTCGCCTCCTCTGCTGCTCTTTCACCCGACATAGGGAGGAAGCTGAGAAAGACGTTATTCTCTGGAGGGAGAAGTGACTCTCTGCCAGCTAAGTCAGACCTGAACCAGGCTGGTTTGGCATCTGAGGGGAGGCTCAGAGGCTGGTTTGGCTCCAGTGATTCCCAGAACAAGCCAAG GCTGGAAGTTTCTCCTAAGGTAGAAAGCAGCTCAGACgtaccccctcccctccctcctcgcTCCCCTGTACCCCCTGAGTGCTCCTCTCCCTCTACCTCTCCCTCTGGTTATGTCTCACCTGATCACTGCAATCACACCAATCCCTTCACCCCCTCTCCCTCTACCTCCTCAACCCCAATTTCCCCCTCCAACCCTTTCCCCTCACGTATGCAGCGCAATCCCTTTTTTGAGGATCTCTTGGCAGAAGAGTCACAGAGGTCCCCTCCTTTTGCGCCTTGCTCCTCATCTGGCTCATCCCCCTTTCATTACACTACTCTGCCCTCCCAGCCCTGCACACCCAGCCCTGCTCATGATGTTAAAGCTACAAATATGGCTTACATAAAGCGGGAGCGCCCCAGGTCAGTAGCTAGGCAGACATCTCTCCCTGCATTACTACCCAGAGCAGCCACAGTTAACCCCTCCGCCCCTCGCTGCATGTCAGAGAGTGCAGGAGAATGGGATGACTCGTTTGATGCCTTTGCCTCCAGCAGGCTCAACTCACCTAAAGGGAGTCTTCCGCAGAAACAGCTGAGAACCAGTCCTATCTCATCTCATAGACACAGTTATCTTCCAGTTAATAACAACACCAATAATCATGCACAAGAGCTGCAAACATGTGAAGAGGAGCCTCCACCTTTGCCTCCAAGGAGACCTTTAAGAACGTCAGTGAATGAGATTTACTCTGACGGCTGGTTGCACAGAGGTCAAGAGCTGGCCGTCCATAAAGAAGCCTACCTCCTCTCACAGACTGGCGTGGCCTCGCTGCAACGCGGAAGAGAAGGAGAATGCAAAAGAAACAGTATCTCTCCAGACCCTCACACCAGCAGCGAGACTTCCGACTCCCTCAGCGTTCCCTCTCAGCCATACACCAATATGACTTCGTCAGGATTCATGTCCGAAGAAAAGCTCAAAAAGTTTAAATATGAACCTTTGGAAGATGAAACCGACCGCTGGGGAGGGATGTTGTTTGAACAAGACTTGTATGGACGCGTGTGCAGAGGAAACTACGGACAACCCAAAGTAAATTGTTTATCGTTGAGCGCTGAAGAAACTTCTGGAAAAAAGATAACATCTGTAAACTCAGGACCTAAAATACTTCTTGACAGTGAGAGATCTGTTGCAACTCTTTTGAACATGTCATCTACTACTCCCTCAGAGCCAGATGCAAAGTTACTAGACATCACAACCACTCCAGCAGAGGAGATGGAGTCTATTCCACCTCAAACCACATGTATCAACAATAATGTGTCTTTCTCACTAAACTCAGGAGATCTAAACATGAATGTGAATAATTCAGATTTTGGTTTCATTGATTCTGATGGCTCTTCTCAGTCAGAGGTAGTTGATGCTCTCAAAGGCATCGAGAGTGGGACTTTTCCACAACCGCCAGAAGCTTTACAGATAGCGGCTTACCATCTAGAGACAGTGAGCACACCTGAGGATATGTTTACTTTAAAGGACACCTACATACCTGAGATGAACTCTTCATTTGAAATAACTGCATCATCTAACAAACTGTACAAAATCTCTCCAGTTTGCCAAGACAATTGCCACGGTTGTCAATGTGAATTAAATAACGTGGCACCACATGGTAACTCCAGAATGAACAGCAAAGAGATCGCTGCTTTGTCGTCACAAAATCAAACGTCTAATGCAGCCGATTTTGAAACTGAATCCAGAGAAGTAATATCAAAAAGTGTGGAGgattttaaaaagacaaaaaaggacTTTGATGATAACGGAAACCCACAAGCTAAAACAGGCACACTTAACCAGAAGGAGCCCTTTACTGGTGTTGTAAGTGCTCGTTTTAGACCAAAAGGAGTGTCACGACAGAACAGCAGCGGCAGCCCAAGTAACCAAAGCAAAAGTGGAGACAGAGATTTTGAACAGTTCTTGTCCCTCGTTCAAAATATTTCAGAAGTCCGTGAGGGACCGTTGTCATATCAGCCCTCTCAATCAGCTCTCTCTTCCTTACTGCCATTAGTAGATAGTACCACACATCACAACGAGTCTACTACAACATCACAAATATCTTCACAAGAGAACACAGGAACAGGAAAATCCTCTGATATCAGTTTTGAAGACCTTCACGCTAAAGTAGCACCAAACTCAAGATCCCCTTCAAAGTCAAAGATTGGGCAATCTTTGCAAGAACCCTCCTCTCCCCCCATCCCTAGTACACTCTCCCCGTCAGCCGGTGCACAGGCTATGCTCCACACTACCCCTGTCTGTTGCCCCTCCATACATCTCTCAAGCATGGGGCCCAGTGCTGGAGTCAGCACTACTCTGGCTGTGGCCCCCTACACCTCCTCCTACTCTACCACCTCCACCACTGACCAGCCCCTGGTCGATGCACGGCACTCACTTTTGCCTGAGGAGACTCAGCCAGCTAGCAACCTGCCCCGTCAGGAGAGCAG ACCTCACCCAGTAAGGCCGCTGAcctccagccaatcagagaagaAGGAGGCTCGTTCGGTTCTGGAGAAGCTGAAGTCTACTATCAACCCTGGACGCACTGCCCACCAG GAGGTGACAGTGGACAACTCGGCCCAGTACCAGCACCTGACCAACATGGAGCTGAtctccctgctgctgcagcaggagATGGACATGCAGAAGCAGGAGGTGACCTCTGAGCGGCAGGCGGCGCAGCTGCAAAAATGTGAGGCTGAACTGAAAAAGGTGAAGTTACAGGTTCGAGACCTGGAGGACTACATTGATAATCTTTTACTGCGGATAATGGAGCAGACACCCACGCTGCTTCAAGTTCGCAACAGACACAAGTGA
- the LOC120567138 gene encoding rab11 family-interacting protein 5 isoform X3 gives MMSLIDLDDDQRWVPTHVNVTVLRARGLRTKGKHGSRYLYTIMQVGKEKYTTGLVEKAEVPEWSEECCFELLPGILEDGGRSAYPPGSGDLVLTVMHRVLIGLDVFLGQTIIPLDRIFQEGMCPRDEWFKLNSKAGRKEKERGELQVTVQFTRNNMTASMFDLTIKDKPRSAFGKLKDRVTGRKRGDVESSSAIVPGRFAALSGNLGQPFGEQGDGGLAESRGDVEIAEEKRNKMKDFFKGRLRKSSDTRSCSSLASESSVSSMASDNPGPPPSLDLMSDPPSSPIYTSKVRVDTHYGETDLAKKVLTSQHTTKVLTHKRAFSDEASKITTAFPRSNPAVESLKGQTMTQSKSSLCINGSHVYDSEPSTPKTSGAHQPKLDLLERCSPLSRSLQNLTKRSEDKGSFAEGQRWSFDRMKKDEKEEEKEARASSPPIQQAQMGGRPVQAEMPVASSAALSPDIGRKLRKTLFSGGRSDSLPAKSDLNQAGLASEGRLRGWFGSSDSQNKPRPHPVRPLTSSQSEKKEARSVLEKLKSTINPGRTAHQVERSPEVTVDNSAQYQHLTNMELISLLLQQEMDMQKQEVTSERQAAQLQKCEAELKKVKLQVRDLEDYIDNLLLRIMEQTPTLLQVRNRHK, from the exons ATGATGTCACTGATAGATCTGGACGATGATCAACGATGGGTGCCCACTCATGTGAATGTCACCGTCCTCCGCGCGAGAGGACTGCGAACCAAGGGCAAGCACGGCAGCCGCTACCTCTACACCATCATGCAGGTGGGGAAGGAGAAGTACACCACCGGGCTGGTGGAGAAGGCGGAGGTGCCCGAGTGGAGCGAGGAGTGCTGCTTCGAGCTGCTGCCCGGGATCCTGGAGGACGGCGGCCGGAGCGCCTACCCCCCGGGGAGCGGGGACCTGGTCCTCACCGTCATGCACCGGGTGCTTATCGGACTTGACGTGTTTCTCGGCCAAACCATCATTCCTCTTGATAGGATATTTCAGGAGGGAATGTGTCCTCGAGACGA ATGGTTCAAGCTCAACTCTAAGGCGGGTAGAAAGGAAAAGGAACGTGGTGAACTTCAAGTAACAGTCCAGTTCACTCGCAACAACATGACAGCCAGCATGTTCGACCTCACCATAAAGGACAAACCTCGCTCTGCTTTTGGCAAGCTCAAGGATCGCGTCACGGGGAGGAAGAGGGGGGACGTGGAGTCCTCCTCAGCCATTGTGCCAGGCCGCTTTGCCGCCCTGTCCGGAAACCTGGGACAGCCGTTTGGAGAGCAGGGGGACGGAGGATTGGCAGAGTCACGAGGAGATGTGGAGATagcagaggagaagaggaacaagatgaaagatttttttaaagggagGCTGCGCAAGTCGTCTGACACCAGGTCATGCTCATCGCTGGCTTCAGAGAGTAGTGTGTCTTCCATGGCCAGTGATAACCCCGGCCCTCCCCCCAGCCTGGATCTGATGTCAGACCCTCCCAGCTCTCCCATCTACACTAGCAAAGTGAGAGTGGACACCCATTACGGAGAGACAGATTTAGCTAAAAAAG TGCTCACCAGCCAGCACACGACAAAGGTTCTCACACACAAGAGAGCCTTCAGCGATGAAGCCAGTAAGATCACGACAGCCTTCCCTCGATCAAATCCTGCAGTGGAGTCTCTGAAGGGTCAGACCATGACTCAGTCCAAGTCTTCCCTGTGTATAAATGGCAGCCACGTCTATGACTCCGAGCCATCGACTCCAAAGACCTCAGGAGCCCACCAGCCCAAGCTGGACCTGCTGGAGAGGTGCTCCCCGCTCTCTCGTTCCCTGCAGAATCTCACCAAGAGAAGTGAGGACAAAGGTTCCTTTGCCGAGGGCCAGCGCTGGTCCTTTGACAGGATGAAGAAAGAcgagaaggaggaagaaaaggaagCTCGGGCATCGTCTCCCCCAATCCAGCAAGCTCAGATGGGGGGTCGCCCTGTACAGGCAGAGATGCCGGTCGCCTCCTCTGCTGCTCTTTCACCCGACATAGGGAGGAAGCTGAGAAAGACGTTATTCTCTGGAGGGAGAAGTGACTCTCTGCCAGCTAAGTCAGACCTGAACCAGGCTGGTTTGGCATCTGAGGGGAGGCTCAGAGGCTGGTTTGGCTCCAGTGATTCCCAGAACAAGCCAAG ACCTCACCCAGTAAGGCCGCTGAcctccagccaatcagagaagaAGGAGGCTCGTTCGGTTCTGGAGAAGCTGAAGTCTACTATCAACCCTGGACGCACTGCCCACCAGGTTGAGAGGAGTCCG GAGGTGACAGTGGACAACTCGGCCCAGTACCAGCACCTGACCAACATGGAGCTGAtctccctgctgctgcagcaggagATGGACATGCAGAAGCAGGAGGTGACCTCTGAGCGGCAGGCGGCGCAGCTGCAAAAATGTGAGGCTGAACTGAAAAAGGTGAAGTTACAGGTTCGAGACCTGGAGGACTACATTGATAATCTTTTACTGCGGATAATGGAGCAGACACCCACGCTGCTTCAAGTTCGCAACAGACACAAGTGA
- the LOC120567138 gene encoding rab11 family-interacting protein 5 isoform X4 codes for MMSLIDLDDDQRWVPTHVNVTVLRARGLRTKGKHGSRYLYTIMQVGKEKYTTGLVEKAEVPEWSEECCFELLPGILEDGGRSAYPPGSGDLVLTVMHRVLIGLDVFLGQTIIPLDRIFQEGMCPRDEWFKLNSKAGRKEKERGELQVTVQFTRNNMTASMFDLTIKDKPRSAFGKLKDRVTGRKRGDVESSSAIVPGRFAALSGNLGQPFGEQGDGGLAESRGDVEIAEEKRNKMKDFFKGRLRKSSDTRSCSSLASESSVSSMASDNPGPPPSLDLMSDPPSSPIYTSKVRVDTHYGETDLAKKVLTSQHTTKVLTHKRAFSDEASKITTAFPRSNPAVESLKGQTMTQSKSSLCINGSHVYDSEPSTPKTSGAHQPKLDLLERCSPLSRSLQNLTKRSEDKGSFAEGQRWSFDRMKKDEKEEEKEARASSPPIQQAQMGGRPVQAEMPVASSAALSPDIGRKLRKTLFSGGRSDSLPAKSDLNQAGLASEGRLRGWFGSSDSQNKPRPHPVRPLTSSQSEKKEARSVLEKLKSTINPGRTAHQEVTVDNSAQYQHLTNMELISLLLQQEMDMQKQEVTSERQAAQLQKCEAELKKVKLQVRDLEDYIDNLLLRIMEQTPTLLQVRNRHK; via the exons ATGATGTCACTGATAGATCTGGACGATGATCAACGATGGGTGCCCACTCATGTGAATGTCACCGTCCTCCGCGCGAGAGGACTGCGAACCAAGGGCAAGCACGGCAGCCGCTACCTCTACACCATCATGCAGGTGGGGAAGGAGAAGTACACCACCGGGCTGGTGGAGAAGGCGGAGGTGCCCGAGTGGAGCGAGGAGTGCTGCTTCGAGCTGCTGCCCGGGATCCTGGAGGACGGCGGCCGGAGCGCCTACCCCCCGGGGAGCGGGGACCTGGTCCTCACCGTCATGCACCGGGTGCTTATCGGACTTGACGTGTTTCTCGGCCAAACCATCATTCCTCTTGATAGGATATTTCAGGAGGGAATGTGTCCTCGAGACGA ATGGTTCAAGCTCAACTCTAAGGCGGGTAGAAAGGAAAAGGAACGTGGTGAACTTCAAGTAACAGTCCAGTTCACTCGCAACAACATGACAGCCAGCATGTTCGACCTCACCATAAAGGACAAACCTCGCTCTGCTTTTGGCAAGCTCAAGGATCGCGTCACGGGGAGGAAGAGGGGGGACGTGGAGTCCTCCTCAGCCATTGTGCCAGGCCGCTTTGCCGCCCTGTCCGGAAACCTGGGACAGCCGTTTGGAGAGCAGGGGGACGGAGGATTGGCAGAGTCACGAGGAGATGTGGAGATagcagaggagaagaggaacaagatgaaagatttttttaaagggagGCTGCGCAAGTCGTCTGACACCAGGTCATGCTCATCGCTGGCTTCAGAGAGTAGTGTGTCTTCCATGGCCAGTGATAACCCCGGCCCTCCCCCCAGCCTGGATCTGATGTCAGACCCTCCCAGCTCTCCCATCTACACTAGCAAAGTGAGAGTGGACACCCATTACGGAGAGACAGATTTAGCTAAAAAAG TGCTCACCAGCCAGCACACGACAAAGGTTCTCACACACAAGAGAGCCTTCAGCGATGAAGCCAGTAAGATCACGACAGCCTTCCCTCGATCAAATCCTGCAGTGGAGTCTCTGAAGGGTCAGACCATGACTCAGTCCAAGTCTTCCCTGTGTATAAATGGCAGCCACGTCTATGACTCCGAGCCATCGACTCCAAAGACCTCAGGAGCCCACCAGCCCAAGCTGGACCTGCTGGAGAGGTGCTCCCCGCTCTCTCGTTCCCTGCAGAATCTCACCAAGAGAAGTGAGGACAAAGGTTCCTTTGCCGAGGGCCAGCGCTGGTCCTTTGACAGGATGAAGAAAGAcgagaaggaggaagaaaaggaagCTCGGGCATCGTCTCCCCCAATCCAGCAAGCTCAGATGGGGGGTCGCCCTGTACAGGCAGAGATGCCGGTCGCCTCCTCTGCTGCTCTTTCACCCGACATAGGGAGGAAGCTGAGAAAGACGTTATTCTCTGGAGGGAGAAGTGACTCTCTGCCAGCTAAGTCAGACCTGAACCAGGCTGGTTTGGCATCTGAGGGGAGGCTCAGAGGCTGGTTTGGCTCCAGTGATTCCCAGAACAAGCCAAG ACCTCACCCAGTAAGGCCGCTGAcctccagccaatcagagaagaAGGAGGCTCGTTCGGTTCTGGAGAAGCTGAAGTCTACTATCAACCCTGGACGCACTGCCCACCAG GAGGTGACAGTGGACAACTCGGCCCAGTACCAGCACCTGACCAACATGGAGCTGAtctccctgctgctgcagcaggagATGGACATGCAGAAGCAGGAGGTGACCTCTGAGCGGCAGGCGGCGCAGCTGCAAAAATGTGAGGCTGAACTGAAAAAGGTGAAGTTACAGGTTCGAGACCTGGAGGACTACATTGATAATCTTTTACTGCGGATAATGGAGCAGACACCCACGCTGCTTCAAGTTCGCAACAGACACAAGTGA